DNA sequence from the Parasphingorhabdus cellanae genome:
AGGAGCGACCACGCTTTGGCCCAATGCATTTTTTCTCGGCGATCATATTGAATGGCGCGTTCCAGTTGACGACGAGAACACGTTAAGCGTCACATGGATGTTCCATCGCGTCCCTTCCGATCGCGAGCCATATGTTCAAAAAAAGGTCCCCTATTGGAAGGGGCCAGTTAAAGACGAAGATGGCAATTGGATAACCAGCCATGTGATGAATCAAGATATCGTCGCTTGGGTGGGGCAGGGCGTCATTGCGGACCGAACCAAAGAGAATTTGGGTAAAAGCGATCTGGGTATCGCCAAAATACGAGCGTGTTTTGAGAAAAATATACAAGCTGTAGAAAACGGCGAAGATCCGATGGCGCTAATACGCGACTCAGATCAGAATATATGCGTGAAGTTACCAATCAAGCATCGTGAGCTTTTCACAACTTCAATGTCATTGGAAGACAGCAAGGCGCTCGCAAAAAGGCTCTCTTACAACTTAAATCAGCCTGACTATCAGCATCAGACCGGCCAACCAGAATCTGTGAAAATGGAATACCAAAAAGCCATGGGTATGATTCCAGAAGATGCCACCGAAACAATTTGAAAATTTAAAAAGGAAGTATGCATGAAGCTCGGAACAATTCGCGTGAATGGGACGCCTCAGGTTATCGCAAAAGTGAAAGACAATAGCGCGGTTGCGGTGGACTATAGATGGATGGAAGATCTCATCGAAGCTGAAAATCGCGGTTTAGATACTGCTGCAAAAGCAATTGAAGATGCCCTGTCTGGTCGTAAACCAACTATTGACCTGACCGGCGTGAACTGGATGGCCCCAAATCCAAAAGCTTCAAAAATTCTCGGTTGTGCTGTCAACAACATAAATTTGAATAAAAGAGCTTATAAGCCGATGACGGCGCCAATGTTTTTTACAAAGGGGCGTTCTGCACTTACGGGTCATATGAAGACGATAGAGCTGTTGGAGGAGCACGGTCAGTCTATCAACGAGCCCGAGCCGGTGGCTGTTTTCGGGAAAAAAGCGAAGAATGTTTCAGACGAAAATATCATGGAGCATATTTTTGGTTGGACGCTCACCAACGATGTAACCGCTAGCGGTGTCAAGTTTAGCCAGGACTCAATAGCACTGAAGCAGACCGCAGATCTAATCAAGCCGCACCATACCGGATGGCGCCCTCGCATGGGTGAGGATGGTGAAGTCGATACATATCTTCTGTTTATTTATCACTCTAAATCTAAAGCGGCTGATACCTTTGCGTCGATGGGGCCGTGGATTACCACAAAGGACGAGGTTCCTGACCCAAATAACCTGCGCGTTCGTGGTTATGTCGACGGCGAATGTTATACGGACGACAGCACGTCAAACTACTATTTCCCGGTTGAGCGAGTTCTTTCCGAAGCATCAAAGTGGTTTACGATGGAGCCAGGCGACTGTGTGCATACCGGAACAGCGTCAAAAGGTACTGAGAAGCACCCGCGCGGCAACATTGGCACATATATGCATAACTATGATGGCAAAATGACAGACGTGGAAATTGAGGGTCTCGGAAAGCTGAGCAACTTGATCGACAGCAAATTCAAAGGGTGAGCTCTGATGCCGGTAATTGACGTTCATACTCATATGATCAGCCAGCCTTGGCTTGATCTTTTGCACCAACATGGTGGTCCGAAATATAGCATTGGCGAGACAGCAGCTGGCCAAGAAACTATATTTATGAATGGCGCGCCATTCATGACTTTGTTTCCCGAAATGCTAGATTTCGATAAGCGGATTGAAAATATGGACAAGGCCAAGGTTGATATGGCTGTTGTTTCACTGACTTGTCCGAGCGCATATTGGGGTGGGGAAGATATTAGCGATCAAGCTGCATTAACGATGAACAATGTTATGGCGGAACAACAGGATCGATATCCAGACCGACTGAGGTGGTTTGCCACTCTGCCCTGGCAATATGCTGATCGTTCCAAGAAAGAATTGGCGCGAGCAATCGAGATGGGGGCGGCGGGAGTATTTGTCACAGCAAATATTGATCTGAAAAATCTTACAGCTGAGGAATTCGCACCTATCTGGCAAGCGATAGACGATGCGGGTCTTCCGGTTTTGGTTCATCCAACTGCGCCACAGGGTTCAGAACAAATGGGTATGGATGAATACGGACTTGTTCCGCCTGTTGGATTCATGTTCGATACCACTTTGGCGATATCGCGTATGATCTTTGATGGCTTCATTGATCGGTATCCCAATCTTTCGATCATTGCAGCGCATGGCGGGGCAACTCTTCCATATTTGGCAGGAAGGTTGGATCGCTGTCATGAGATGATCCCTGCTTGCTCAGAGAAAATCTCGGATAAACCCAGCGAGTATCTCAAGCGTCTATATTATGACAGCGTCGTTTACGAAAAAGAGGCTCTTGATCTTTGTATTCATGTCGCAGGCGGCCCGGAAAGGGTGATGTATGGGTCCGATTATCCCCATAATATCGGCGATATGTCGGGATGTCTGGCGCGCGTAAATTCGCTTGGCGGAAACGCGGCGGCGATCATTAAAGGTACAACCGCTGAAAAGCTTTTTGGGATTTAGAATGCAACCAAATGTGAAGCTCTATATCGATGGTAAGCCTGCAGCTGCTCGTGGCATGTTCGAGGTTGTCAATCCTGCTACGGCAGAGCCATTTGCGCAATGCCCGTCTGCAGATTTGCAGATGTTGGACACTGCAGTGGCTGCCGCGCGGAAAGCCTTTCCCGCTTGGGCCGCCAAGGATATAGAGGATCGCGCAACACTAGTTGAACAAATCGGTGACGCGTTGGAGGCTCGCAAAGAAGAATTTACGAAGCTCCTTTCTTCAGAACAAGGTAAGCCCGTGCATAGCGGAG
Encoded proteins:
- a CDS encoding fumarylacetoacetate hydrolase family protein yields the protein MKLGTIRVNGTPQVIAKVKDNSAVAVDYRWMEDLIEAENRGLDTAAKAIEDALSGRKPTIDLTGVNWMAPNPKASKILGCAVNNINLNKRAYKPMTAPMFFTKGRSALTGHMKTIELLEEHGQSINEPEPVAVFGKKAKNVSDENIMEHIFGWTLTNDVTASGVKFSQDSIALKQTADLIKPHHTGWRPRMGEDGEVDTYLLFIYHSKSKAADTFASMGPWITTKDEVPDPNNLRVRGYVDGECYTDDSTSNYYFPVERVLSEASKWFTMEPGDCVHTGTASKGTEKHPRGNIGTYMHNYDGKMTDVEIEGLGKLSNLIDSKFKG
- a CDS encoding amidohydrolase family protein, translating into MPVIDVHTHMISQPWLDLLHQHGGPKYSIGETAAGQETIFMNGAPFMTLFPEMLDFDKRIENMDKAKVDMAVVSLTCPSAYWGGEDISDQAALTMNNVMAEQQDRYPDRLRWFATLPWQYADRSKKELARAIEMGAAGVFVTANIDLKNLTAEEFAPIWQAIDDAGLPVLVHPTAPQGSEQMGMDEYGLVPPVGFMFDTTLAISRMIFDGFIDRYPNLSIIAAHGGATLPYLAGRLDRCHEMIPACSEKISDKPSEYLKRLYYDSVVYEKEALDLCIHVAGGPERVMYGSDYPHNIGDMSGCLARVNSLGGNAAAIIKGTTAEKLFGI